Sequence from the uncultured Bacteroides sp. genome:
CGCCCCAAAGACCACCAAAGTACATATAATAATTCCCATCGCCATCATCTAATATGGCAGGATCAATGCTGTAGCTACCTTTTATAGGATCTGGTTGAGGAATAAAAGGACCTTCTGGACAATCACTCACAGCTACACCGATGTGAAAAACATCATTCTTATCTTTCAACGGAAAGTACATATAATATTTCCCATCTTTACATGCCACATCACAGTCCCAAAGCTGGCGTCCGGCCCATGCTATATCGTCTACTTTCAGCACTATTCCATGATCTTTAATCTCTCCGTTCATCACATCGTCTGTAGAGAATACATGATAATCTCTCATATCAAAATGATCACCATTATCATTCTCCGGAATTCCTGATTCCCAGTCGTGAGAAGGATATATGTACAACCTACCGTTAAACACATGTACGGCAGGATCTGCCATATAATCATTTTCTACTAAATATCTTACTGTCTTCATCGCTATTTATTTTGAGCTTTTTAAAATCTTATTTATAAATGGTTTAGGGTTATAATTGCGGTCAAACAACAATGGATAATCGGTTCTTCCTCTTACCGGAAATCCATTTTTCCATGAATCACCGTCTGTTACTCCCCATGCAGTTACACGAGAGATAACATCTGAATGCTTGATAAACAGATTAAAAAACTTCTCCATACGATTATTCCATGCCAATGAAACAGAATCGGGCAGTCCGTTTGGATAAGGGTTCAGTTCCTTCTTATAAGCCGACACATCAGCAATATTAGCTCCGGTATATGCAGAAGGCAGAGCACTCATATCCCACTCTGTAATCATAACCTTCACGCCAGTACTAGCAAAGCTATTGATACTTTCTTCAAAATCTTCATAACGAGGATAATCCATACCCATGTGTCCCTGCATACCCACAGCATCAATACGAAGTCCTTTTTCCTTCAGTTTCTTTACCATCTCTACAACCTTGTCGCGTTTTCCTTTTGCATCCATACCATAATCATTATAATGCAATTCTGCATCTGGATCAGCTTCATGTGCATATTGAAAAGCCAAAGGAATATATTCCTCACCTAAAATCTCATAAAATTTAGTCTTACGCCAGGAACCATCTGATTCAATTGCTTCATTAACCACATCCCAACCTTTTATCCTACCTTTATAACGGCCTACAATTGTGTGAATATGATTTTTCATGCGTTCTTTCAGCACTTCCGGAGATACATTATTTCCATCTTTATCTACACAAAACCAGCGAGATAATTGCGAATGCCATATCAGACAATGTCCTATAACTTTCATTCCATTTTCTTCTCCAAACTTCACCAATGCATCAGCATCTGTGAAATTATAAGTATCTTCTGTAGGATGAATCACTTCAGATTTCATGCAATTTTCGGCAACAATAGAATTGAAATGCTTTTTAATAAGTCGCAAAGCTTTTACATCCTGACCGGCAACCTGCCTGGTACTGACCGCAGCTCCAATAAGGAAATATTTACCTACAACATTTTTTAAAGCTGAATCTGAATAGGTAGCCGGCTCAGAGCCTTTGCAACTTATTGAAACAGCTGCAATAAAAAATAAAAATGTCAGAAATTTTATTTTCATAATATTAAGTTATAAATTAATCTTTATATCGACTTCTGGTTGATTGTAATTCCAGCTGCATTTTCTCATTGTACTTCTTTGTAATGGGGTAAAAATAAAGCGATAAAACAGCTACAAAGAATGTACATGCAGGGATAAGACTTGATGAAAGGACTATTCCATTTATTGCTGTGTTGCTTTGATTAACACCAGCTCCCGATACATACCCAAATCCGGAAAGCAGAAAGCCCAATATAGCTCCACCAATACCTAATCCGGCTTTGAGAGCAAACACAACACCTGCAAAAACCAATCCCGTAGCACGGCGGTTATTTACATATTCAGAATAATCGGCAACATCAGCAATCATTGCCCACAACAAAGGTACAGTTGGAGCATATGCCAGACTCTTTAAAAAGTTCAGTAAAAACATAGTTCCTACATCTGCTTTTCCAGGGAAGTAGAAAAGAGCTGTGAACAAGGTTGTTAAACCCAGACAAACAATAAATACACTCTTTTTTCCGTAGCGGTTAGATAAAAAGCCTGACAGGAAAATAACGCCAAAGAACTGTACTAATGCTCCAAGCATATTAAATACTCCAAAACCTACCTCATACGCTTTATCCGGGCTACTAACTATAAGTCCGAAAGCATTCAGAATAGTATGCCAAACACCATGAGAAGAAGTAGATGCCACTAGCCCCATTTTACCAAGAAAATCATAAAGAGCATTTGCATCCACATAATTTTCAAAGTAGTAATTCATTGCACTACCCCACATTGCCAAAGTTATGAAAAGGAATAGAGTAAGAATGAACATGGCACGCCACGGAAGACTGGCCACAACATCTTTAAGGTCTTGTCTGATGTTCGTTTTCTGGCTGGCTGGAGGCGTAATGCGTTCACGGGCGGAGAAGAAAGTTATAACTAAAAAGACAAAGCCGATAACAGCAAACAAACTAATGGTACAGAACCATCCATGGGCGATATCTCCTCCTTCAGAGAATTTTCTTACAAGCGGAAGTGTTAATCCCTGCACAACAAACTGTGCAATGGTAGCTGCAACAAAACGAATAGATGTTATACTTGTACGTTCCTTTATGTTGCTTGTCATAACCCCTCCCAATGAAGAATAAGGAGTATTATTAAATGAGTAGACAGACATCAGCAAGGTGTAAGAGATTGTTGCATAAAGTGCTACTAAGCCTTTATCATGAATTCCCGGATTGGTGAAGGCAAGAATATAGAATACCATAAAAGGTAATGCAGTCCACAACACCCACGGACGGAATTTCCCAAAACGGGTCTTTGTCCGATCTGACAAGATTCCTACCGTTGGGTCAACAAAGGCATCGGCAATGCGGGCAACCAACATTACTGTTCCGGCAACAGCACCTTCAAGACCAAATACATCCGTGTAAAATTTGGTCTGATAAATCATCATCATTTGGAACACTAGATTGGCAGAACAGTCTCCCAAACTATAGCCGATCTTTTCGAGCATCGACACTTTTTGAAATTGCGTATTCATAACAGTTTTTATATTTAAAATTTCTAATAAGGCTATTATCTCTTTGTACAAAGATACCTCACTATTAAATTTTAAATGCCAACATTATAATACACACTCTTTGTTATACATTACATTCTTTGTTTCAATATAACAAATTCTTTTCTCTACGTTACATTACGTCTATTTACTGCATAAAATCTGGAATTATTGCCTGCCTACGATCTTCAAATTACAATTTAATAAATATGATTTCCAACAGCAACTTTTAGTTTCAGCACACTGATAAGATTATCTAATCTGGACTTTAATAACTGAAGGCGGCTTTCAGAAACTGCTGTTTCTGAATCCAGCAAATCAAGATTAGTTATGACGCCATTCTTGAAACTGGTCTTAGCTAATTCGAAAGCTTGCAAGGCGTGAGCAAGCTGCATTTCAAACTGAGTCACTTTCTTTTTGGAAGCATCTATGTCAGATTGTGCCCCTACTACTTCATTTACTATCTTGCGACGTACTATCTCTGTTTCATACTGGGAACTAATTAAGTTGGATTTAGATGCCTGCAAATTATACTTAGTTCTTTTAGCATCAAAAAGGGGCACCTTCACTCCCACTCCAACCACGAAATTGCCTTTCATCTGATTCAAATCAGGAGAATAACCATTCTTAAATCCGGCAGAACCAAATGCGTTTATTACAGGATTATTGGCCGATTTAATTGCCGAAAAGTTCAAGTTTTCCAATTCGGTTTTCTCTTTTGCCATTTTCATTTCCTCACGATGCTCTATTGCATAGGCCACAGATGCATCTTCTGCAGAAGCCATTTCCATAGATGAAACAGTCATCACTCTGTGAGGAGTATCTTCCGGAAATCCCAATAAAGTATTTAGCACAGCCAACTGAGTGCGAAGAGCCGCTTCGAGGTCATACTTCTGACTCTCTATTGAAGAGAGCTTTACCTGGGTGGTGAGTATTTCATACTTAGTAGCCGAACCGGTAATGTTCTTTTTCTCAATTGATTCCAAATGACTCTGCAGGTTTCTCAACTCTTCATTCTTAATGTCTATAGCACTCTGAAGATACACCAAAGTATAATAATTATTAGTTACCAACAGAGAGAGTGACTGCTTTATCTGATCAATAGTTATCACATTAAGTTGCTTTTTCTTATTCTCCACATCCACTGCCTTCGCGGTTTTACCAAAGTCATAGATTGTTTGATTCACATTAACTCCTGCTGTATAATTATCATAAGGGTTAAACTGGAATGTACCTAATCCGGGAAAAGCAACTTTAGAGACTGGTCCTAACCGTGTATATGAAGCATTCAAATCAACTGTTGGCAAATAAGCCGATTTTGCTAATTCAATTTTGGCTGTAGCTCCATTAAGAGTCTCTTGTGCTTCTTTTACAGAAGGGTGACTTTGTATAACTTGAGTCATTACCTGTTCAAAAGATAAGGAATCGGCTTTTTGTTGAGCTAGAACAGGCATTACAGAAAACCCGGTTAGCACAAGCAGCATAAAAACTATTTTAAATGTTTGTTTCATCATAATCTGATATTTTATTCATTGTTCTTTTTCCTATGCAACAAAAGCACAGGAGCACTACCCAATAGTGTAATAATGGCTACTAATAAGAAATCATCATCTACACCTTGAATATAAGCTTGCTTATTAATATTCGAGATTAGCAGCACCTGTCCTTGCTGAGCTGCAACAGAAGGTGAACTTCCCGCCTGGCTTTGAGCAAAACCTTGCAATCCGCTTTTAACCTGCATATATTCCGGAGCATTAGGCTGAATTGCTTCACTATAAAGCTCGGAGTGATAGGTTACACGTGTGGTAAGCACTGTAGTCAATATTGCAACTCCCAAGCTACCTCCGATTTGACGAATAGTATTTGACACACCGGATGCCTGAGCCATTTTCTCACGAGGTATTTGCGACAAAGAAAGAGTGCTAAGAGGCGTAAAAATTATACCCAACGCAAACCCACGAATATAAAGCCCCATCATAATATAAGGTCTTTCAGTGAGAAACGAAAGGGAAGAATTCATATAAAAACTGATAGTCAATAAAATGATTCCCGTTATAATAATCCATTTAGGATTTATCTTATTCCCAAGAAATCCAGAAGTAGGAGACATTGCACCCTGAATGATACCTACAGGAAGAAATACCGCTCCGGATTGCAAAGCTGTATACCCCAATGAATTCTGAAGATAGAGAGGCAATAGAAAAGTACTGCCAAACATCCCGATACTAAACATTAGCATAATAAGGGAACAAATTCCAAAATTCCTGTTTTTGAGCAGACGCAAATCCAGTAACGGTTCATCAACAGTAAGCTCTGCAGTAATGAATGTAACCATAGCTATCAAAGAGACCGCCAGACAAACCAGAATGTATGGTGCACCCCATCCATCAGAGTTAGTTGCTGCATTTCCTTGAGAAAGAGCATAAAGAAGCAGGGGCAGAAATATCACTGCAGAAAAGAATCCTATACTATCAAATTTACGTACCCGCTTATTTTTATATTCACTTTGTATAATCACCGTTGCTGCCATACCTATAACCCCGATAGGGACATTAACGTCAAAAATTAATTGCCAGCTAAAATTATCTACCAGATATCCTCCGATAAGCGGACCAAATGAGACAGAAGCTGCTGCCGCAATAGCCCAGAAGCCCAAAGCAAGTCCTCTTTGCTGAGGAGGGAACTCTCTGGAAATAATAGCCATACCTAAAGGTTGAATTGCTCCTGCTCCAAAGCCCTGAATAACCCGGGAAAATATCAGCATATCTTCATTGCCGGACATACCGCAAAGCAAAGACCCAAAGGTAAACAGCAATAGCCCGAGAAAGTACATACGCTTGTAGCCAAACTTATCGGCCATCCAGCCCGAAGTAGGCAACATCACTGCCATAGCAAGCATGTAAGCTGTAGACACCCATTGAATTTTATCAATCCCCACACCAAAAGAAGTCATAATTTTGGGCAATGCCACATTCACAATGGTTGAGTCGAGCACAGCCATGAATGTTCCAATCATAATATTACCCAACAACCACCACTTATACTCTTTGTGTTGAGGATGAAAAACCGAATTCCGGTTTCTCACCTTTTTTCTAAATCGGTGAGCTAGTGTAACGTCCTTCATTGCTAATCCTTAATGATTTTTACAACAACAGACATTCCTGCCAAAAGATTATATTTAGCTAACGAAGCATTGTCTTCTGTTCCATCAATAGATATTTTTAAAGGAATACGTTGCGTTACCTTTGTAAAGTTACCCGATGCATTATTAGGTGGAATCAATGAGAACTGAGAAGCTGTATTTGAGCTAAACTCAATAATTTTGCCGGTAAATTTAACATCCGGATAAGCATCTATTGCCAACTTAGCTTTTTGATTAAGGTGTAATCCAGCCATCTTAGTCTCTTCCAGATAAACTATCACCCATAATTTGTGAGAGTTAGTAACTGTAAGGATTGTTTGTCCGGGTTGTGTTACACTACCCTCTAACAACCATTTTTTAGCTACTGTTCCATCAATCTGTGCATACAAATGCGTATTATTGAGTTGAGTGGAAATTACTCCGATCTGAGCTTTTGTTGTTTCAATGGCAGCAACTGAAGAGCCTACTTGTGCGCGGGATACCGACAGTTGTGTTTTTGACGCATCAAGTTGTGCTTTGGCTGTTTCCCAAGCTTTCTTTGCATGATCATATTGCTCTTTGGTGATTACATCACCTTTATACTGTTCTTTTGCACGTGAATAATCTTCTTGTGCTTTAGCTAATCCTACCTGAAATACTTTAATGTTATCCTGATCATATTTTAGCTTAGCTTCAGACTGTAGCTGTGCCGCTTTTGATTGATCAAGATTTGCAATAGCCTGCAATTTTTGTGCATGCAATTCAGTGCTGTCTAGTTCGGCAAGTAATGTGCCTTTCTTAACTGTGTCTCCTTCTTCAAAATAAATATGGTTGATGCGTCCCAATATTTTAGAGCTTATTGCATAGTTATCCGAGTCAATATGCGCATCATCAGTAGATACATATTTTGTGTATTCACTATACCAATACCAACCACCACCTAAAACAACTGCAATTACCACAATCAATGGGATATACATCTTTATCCCTTTTTTCTTTTTCTCTTTCTTCATACCTTTTAATAAAATAAACCTCTTAACAATTAACGCTATTCAGTGATTGATTTATAAATAAAAAAACTAATTTTACCTTTATATCCTTATTTTCTTAATGATTTCACAAACATTTCCACAAACAAATTGATCATTCTAAGCAATCTGTCGTATTCATGAGCTTCCAGATAGAAAATGTCTTTATTTCTAAGTGCTGACATAGATAGTCCTTTCATTGCATCAAGAAGTAATTCTGTATATTCATCTATATTACAAGGTTCAAACTGCCCTTTGGCTATACCTACATTCAGAATATTAGTTATCATATCCTCTTCCTGAGTTCTGAATTCGGCCCATAAGCCGTGCATTAAAGAATGTAATTCGTGAGCATAATCATGTCGTAGTCTGCTTAAATTAAGTAACTTTTCCCAATATGATACTCTGATATTCACATACTCCCTGATCATTTCAGATGCATCAGTAAGTGTAACCATCTTTTCACGAACCAATTCAACAAAGAAATCATGTTCTTTCTTAACCACAGCAATATACAAATGTTCTTTATCCGGGAAATAGTAATATAAAGATCCTTTGCACATGTTAAGATCTGAAGCTATTTCATTCATTGTCGTTTTTTCAAAACCATATTGTCCAAAGCGCTTTTGAGCAACTGTTACAATTTGTTCTGTCTTATTCTGACTTTCTCCTAAACGTTTACTAACTGCCATTATTCTTATTCTGTTTTTGTAATTTAGTCTATTTGACTTTTTTGTTCGAATGGTCAAAATTAGATATATATTTAGTACGATTACATCTTTTTTCTAAAAAAAACTTATGAGAACAATTATTAACAAGCAGATAAAAACCCTTAAAAGGACCTATTTTATTACGAAAGTAAGGCTATGTATCAAATAGTATATATAAAAATACTCGGGCTTTTATTGTTAATCTATTTAACAATAAAAGCCCGAGTAAATAAAAAAATGAATTATGCCGAGTTACGGTCAATTAAAAAATCAAATCACAATTTCGTTCAATATCATCAATTATAGCGCCTAAATTCTTATAAAATGCAATAGCCGGTTCATTCCAACTGGAAACCTGCCAACGTAATTTATGGCAATCTTCTTTCTTTGCAAAATCAATAACTGCGTTAATTAAAGAACGGCCAACTCCTTTTCCACGGTACTCTTCTTTAACATATAAATCATCCATATAGAGTGATTTGCCAAACCATGTATAATATGCAAAGAAGTAAACTACATATCCAATTATTTCTTTTG
This genomic interval carries:
- a CDS encoding endo-1,4-beta-xylanase → MKIKFLTFLFFIAAVSISCKGSEPATYSDSALKNVVGKYFLIGAAVSTRQVAGQDVKALRLIKKHFNSIVAENCMKSEVIHPTEDTYNFTDADALVKFGEENGMKVIGHCLIWHSQLSRWFCVDKDGNNVSPEVLKERMKNHIHTIVGRYKGRIKGWDVVNEAIESDGSWRKTKFYEILGEEYIPLAFQYAHEADPDAELHYNDYGMDAKGKRDKVVEMVKKLKEKGLRIDAVGMQGHMGMDYPRYEDFEESINSFASTGVKVMITEWDMSALPSAYTGANIADVSAYKKELNPYPNGLPDSVSLAWNNRMEKFFNLFIKHSDVISRVTAWGVTDGDSWKNGFPVRGRTDYPLLFDRNYNPKPFINKILKSSK
- a CDS encoding glycoside-pentoside-hexuronide (GPH):cation symporter — its product is MNTQFQKVSMLEKIGYSLGDCSANLVFQMMMIYQTKFYTDVFGLEGAVAGTVMLVARIADAFVDPTVGILSDRTKTRFGKFRPWVLWTALPFMVFYILAFTNPGIHDKGLVALYATISYTLLMSVYSFNNTPYSSLGGVMTSNIKERTSITSIRFVAATIAQFVVQGLTLPLVRKFSEGGDIAHGWFCTISLFAVIGFVFLVITFFSARERITPPASQKTNIRQDLKDVVASLPWRAMFILTLFLFITLAMWGSAMNYYFENYVDANALYDFLGKMGLVASTSSHGVWHTILNAFGLIVSSPDKAYEVGFGVFNMLGALVQFFGVIFLSGFLSNRYGKKSVFIVCLGLTTLFTALFYFPGKADVGTMFLLNFLKSLAYAPTVPLLWAMIADVADYSEYVNNRRATGLVFAGVVFALKAGLGIGGAILGFLLSGFGYVSGAGVNQSNTAINGIVLSSSLIPACTFFVAVLSLYFYPITKKYNEKMQLELQSTRSRYKD
- a CDS encoding TolC family protein codes for the protein MMKQTFKIVFMLLVLTGFSVMPVLAQQKADSLSFEQVMTQVIQSHPSVKEAQETLNGATAKIELAKSAYLPTVDLNASYTRLGPVSKVAFPGLGTFQFNPYDNYTAGVNVNQTIYDFGKTAKAVDVENKKKQLNVITIDQIKQSLSLLVTNNYYTLVYLQSAIDIKNEELRNLQSHLESIEKKNITGSATKYEILTTQVKLSSIESQKYDLEAALRTQLAVLNTLLGFPEDTPHRVMTVSSMEMASAEDASVAYAIEHREEMKMAKEKTELENLNFSAIKSANNPVINAFGSAGFKNGYSPDLNQMKGNFVVGVGVKVPLFDAKRTKYNLQASKSNLISSQYETEIVRRKIVNEVVGAQSDIDASKKKVTQFEMQLAHALQAFELAKTSFKNGVITNLDLLDSETAVSESRLQLLKSRLDNLISVLKLKVAVGNHIY
- a CDS encoding DHA2 family efflux MFS transporter permease subunit gives rise to the protein MIGTFMAVLDSTIVNVALPKIMTSFGVGIDKIQWVSTAYMLAMAVMLPTSGWMADKFGYKRMYFLGLLLFTFGSLLCGMSGNEDMLIFSRVIQGFGAGAIQPLGMAIISREFPPQQRGLALGFWAIAAAASVSFGPLIGGYLVDNFSWQLIFDVNVPIGVIGMAATVIIQSEYKNKRVRKFDSIGFFSAVIFLPLLLYALSQGNAATNSDGWGAPYILVCLAVSLIAMVTFITAELTVDEPLLDLRLLKNRNFGICSLIMLMFSIGMFGSTFLLPLYLQNSLGYTALQSGAVFLPVGIIQGAMSPTSGFLGNKINPKWIIITGIILLTISFYMNSSLSFLTERPYIMMGLYIRGFALGIIFTPLSTLSLSQIPREKMAQASGVSNTIRQIGGSLGVAILTTVLTTRVTYHSELYSEAIQPNAPEYMQVKSGLQGFAQSQAGSSPSVAAQQGQVLLISNINKQAYIQGVDDDFLLVAIITLLGSAPVLLLHRKKNNE
- a CDS encoding HlyD family secretion protein, with product MKKEKKKKGIKMYIPLIVVIAVVLGGGWYWYSEYTKYVSTDDAHIDSDNYAISSKILGRINHIYFEEGDTVKKGTLLAELDSTELHAQKLQAIANLDQSKAAQLQSEAKLKYDQDNIKVFQVGLAKAQEDYSRAKEQYKGDVITKEQYDHAKKAWETAKAQLDASKTQLSVSRAQVGSSVAAIETTKAQIGVISTQLNNTHLYAQIDGTVAKKWLLEGSVTQPGQTILTVTNSHKLWVIVYLEETKMAGLHLNQKAKLAIDAYPDVKFTGKIIEFSSNTASQFSLIPPNNASGNFTKVTQRIPLKISIDGTEDNASLAKYNLLAGMSVVVKIIKD
- a CDS encoding TetR/AcrR family transcriptional regulator gives rise to the protein MAVSKRLGESQNKTEQIVTVAQKRFGQYGFEKTTMNEIASDLNMCKGSLYYYFPDKEHLYIAVVKKEHDFFVELVREKMVTLTDASEMIREYVNIRVSYWEKLLNLSRLRHDYAHELHSLMHGLWAEFRTQEEDMITNILNVGIAKGQFEPCNIDEYTELLLDAMKGLSMSALRNKDIFYLEAHEYDRLLRMINLFVEMFVKSLRK
- a CDS encoding GNAT family N-acetyltransferase; its protein translation is MEIRIRKADEHDYPVIFSMIRDFAAFENCSDRLANSLEQMQKEKEYINCFVAETHSKEIIGYVVYFFAYYTWFGKSLYMDDLYVKEEYRGKGVGRSLINAVIDFAKKEDCHKLRWQVSSWNEPAIAFYKNLGAIIDDIERNCDLIF